A stretch of Triticum aestivum cultivar Chinese Spring chromosome 1D, IWGSC CS RefSeq v2.1, whole genome shotgun sequence DNA encodes these proteins:
- the LOC123180593 gene encoding E3 ubiquitin-protein ligase UPL6 isoform X2 produces MSVQSTSMPFVQLLEAVACLINPKLPWNCKVVGYLQQKKIYCLFRGIISAVPQNARNMEHCDISALEHVLMLTASHVGDSQCCCPAVDPRWSFSSQLLSIPFLWHRLPHFKKVFSANGLSKYYIHQIACYLPSRADVLPNDISAKQPGYACVLANVLEAATWILSEPKFASDRAADIIAVSTSLLDALPTITSATERADDDDDMAMDVDVKDELDIDLQKQIMAAFDSNTKLLEHLVNALFTGTLSTNYSDPSGPSDAEVEAVGSICAFLHVMFSTLPLDVTMTALAYRTDIVPALWNFIKRCHENQRWPYFSKYISPLPVDAPGWLLPVSVFCPIYKYMLKIVDNEEFYEQEKPLSLKDLKALVLILKQALWQLLWIIPSHTSPSQKALPNPLGLKKMSIDSLKSQARIGLSELLTQLQDWNSRLPFTAESDFYSQEATSENFVSQAILGNTRASEIIKLAPFLAPFTIRVKIFTSQLANSKQSTASHSALTRHRFKIRRSRLLEDAFDQLSLLSEEDLKGPIRVSFVNEHGVEEAGIDGGGIFKDFMENITRAAFDVQYGLFKETVDHVLYPNPGSGLVHEQHLQYFQFLGSLLGKAMYEGILVDLPFATFFLSKLKEKSNFLNDLPSLDPELYRHLLFLKHYKGDLSDLELYFVIVNNEYGEQNEEELLPGGREMRVTNQNVITFIHLVANHRLNYQIRGQGRHFLRGFQKLIPKEWIDMFNEHEIQLLISGSLESLDIDDLRLNTNYSGGYHPDHEIIDMLWEVLKSFSSDNQKKFLKFVTGCSRGPLLGFEYLDPKFCIQRAGVPGLEEHGDRLPTSATCMNLLKLPPYRTKEQLQTKLLYAINSEAGFDLS; encoded by the exons ATGTCAGTGCAAAGCACATCAATGCCTTTTGTCCAATTACTAGAAGCTGTGGCTTGTTTGATAAATCCTAAGCTGCCGTGGAACTGCAAAGTAGTTGGGTATCTTCAGCAGAAAAAGATTTATTGCTTATTTCGGGGAATTATCAGTGCAGTACCG CAAAATGCAAGAAATATGGAGCACTGTGATATATCTGCGCTGGAGCATGTTCTCATGCTTACTGCTTCACATGTTGGTGATAGTCAATGTTGTTGTCCAGCTGTGGATCCAAGATGGAGTTTTTCCTCGCAGCTTCTATCCATTCCTTTTCTCTGGCATCGTTTGCCACACTTCAAGAAG GTTTTCTCTGCTAATGGGCTCAGCAAATACTATATTCATCAGATAGCTTGCTATTTGCCCAGTCGTGCTGATGTTCTCCCTAATGATATATCAGCTAAACAGCCAGGATATGCGTGTGTTCTTGCAAATGTACTCGAAGCTGCAACTTGGATTTTGTCCGAACCAAAGTTCGCTTCTGATAGA GCGGCTGACATCATTGCTGTTTCCACATCATTATTGGATGCGTTGCCGACGATCACTTCAGCTACCGAAA GGGCAGATGATGACGATGACATGGCCATGGATGTCGATGTTAAAGATGAGCTTGATATTGATTTGCAAAAACAGATAATGGCAGCATTTGATTCAAATACAAAGTTACTTGAACATTTG GTGAATGCTCTGTTCACAGGCACCTTAAGCACAAACTATTCTGATCCATCTGGGCCATCAGATGCTGAAGTGGAAGCTGTAGGGTCTATCTGTGCTTTTCTTCATGTCATGTTCAGCACATTGCCACTGGATGTAACTATGACTGCGCTGGCCTATCGTACTGACATTGTTCCTGCACTATGGAACTTTATAAAGCGGTGCCATGAAAACCAAAGATGGCCATATTTTTCCAAGTATATCTCTCCTTTGCCTGTAGATGCTCCTGGTTGGCTCCTGCCTGTGTCTGTATTCTGTCCCATATACAA GTACATGTTAAAGATTGTTGATAACGAGGAATTCTATGAGCAGGAGAAACCTCTTTCACTTAAAGATTTGAAGGCCCTGGTCCTCATTTTAAAGCAG GCTTTATGGCAACTTCTTTGGATTATTCCTTCACATACCTCTCCTAGCCAGAAAGCATTGCCCAATCCTTTAGGCCTTAAGAAAATGTCCATCGACAGTCTTAAGAGCCAGGCAAGGATTGGGTTATCTGAATTACTCACCCAG TTGCAAGACTGGAACAGCCGACTCCCATTCACTGCCGAAAGTGATTTCTATTCTCAAGAAGCAACAAGTGAAAATTTTGTTTCTCAG GCGATACTTGGCAACACTCGAGCATCAGAGATTATAAAGCTTGCTCCCTTTTTGGCACCTTTTACCATTAGAGTTAAAATATTTACT TCACAATTGGCAAATTCTAAACAATCGACGGCATCTCATTCCGCCTTGACAAGACATCGGTTTAAAATAAGAAGAAGTCGACTCCTCGAAGATGCTTTTGATCAGCTAAGCTTGCTCTCTGAAGAAGATCTTAAAGGACCA ATCCGAGTATCATTTGTTAATGAGCATGGTGTGGAAGAAGCTGGAATTGATGGAGGTGGAATTTTCAAAGATTTCATGGAAAATATCACTCGTGCTGCTTTTGATGTGCAGTATGGCCTATTCAAG GAAACAGTCGACCACGTTCTGTACCCCAACCCTGGATCAGGATTGGTTCATGAGCAGCATCTGCAGTATTTCCAATTTCTTGGAAGTCTCCTTGGGAAG GCAATGTATGAGGGCATACTTGTTGATCTGCCATTTGCAACCTTCTTCTTGAGCAAGCTGAAAGAGAA GTCTAACTTCTTGAACGATCTGCCTTCCTTGGATCCAGAGTTGTATCGACATCTTCTATTTTTGAAG CATTACAAGGGCGACCTCTCAGATTTGGAGTTGTACTTCGTTATTGTGAATAATGAATATGGTGAACAAAATGAAGAAGAGCTCCTTCCTGGTGGGAGAGAGATGCGTGTTACTAATCAGAATGTTATTACGTTTATCCACCTTGTTGCCAACCATCGATTAAACTATCAG ATCCGTGGACAAGGTAGACATTTTCTAAGAGGTTTTCAaaaacttataccaaaggaatggATTGATATGTTCAATGAACATGAAATTCAG CTTCTCATATCTGGCTCTCTGGAAAGTTTGGACATTGATGACTTGCGCTTAAACACCAACTATTCTGGAGGTTATCATCCG GACCATGAGATTATCGATATGTTGTGGGAGGTTCTAAAGAGCTTCAGTTCAGATAATCAGAAAAAGTTTCTCAA GTTTGTGACTGGATGTTCTCGCGGGCCACTCCTTGGATTTGAGTACCTTGATCCTAAATTCTGCATTCAGAG AGCTGGTGTCCCCGGCTTGGAGGAACATGGAGACCGTTTGCCCACCTCGGCTACTTGCATGAACCTTCTTAAGCTCCCTCCTTACAGAAC CAAGGAGCAGTTGCAAACCAAACTGTTGTATGCAATAAACTCTGAAGCCGGTTTCGATCTGAGCTAA